In Deltaproteobacteria bacterium, the genomic stretch AGCTGCGACAGCTGTGCGATCGACTGCGGCCCCTGTGGTGTCTGCGGCAACGGCGTGTGCGAGCTCGATCTCGGGGAAGTCTGCGAGACCTGCCCCAGCGACTGCCCTTGCGATCCGTGCGGCAACTTCGTGTGCGAGCCCGAGTTCGGCGAGCAGTGCGACAATTGCCCGGGCGACTGCGGCGATTGCTTCGGCTGCGGCGACGGCATCTGCGTGCCGCAGCAGGGCGAGTTCTGCTTCAGCTGCCCGGCCGACTGCGAGCCCTGCGACGGCTGCGGCGACGGCGTGTGTGATCCCTTCGCGGGCGAGCTGTGCTTCAACTGCCCGGTCGACTGCGGCCCCTGCAGCGACTGCGGCGACGGCATCTGCGATCCGTTCTCGGGCGAGCTGTGCTTCACGTGCCCGGTCGATTGCGGCACCTGTAGCGAGTGCGGCGACGGCATCTGCGATCCGCTCTCGGGCGAGTTCTGCTTCACCTGCGCGCAGGACTGCGGCACCTGCGAGGACTGCGGCGACGGCGTCTGCGACATCAACTCGGGCGAGTTCTGCTTCACCTGCCCGCAGGACTGCGGCATCTGTCAGGACTGCGGCGACGGCAGCTGCGATCCGTTCGCGGGCGAGTTCTGCTTCACGTGCCCCGACGACTGCGGCGATTGCATGGGTTGCGGCGATGGCAGCTGCGATCCGAACGCAGGCGAGTTCTGCTTCACCTGCCCCGACGACTGTGGCGACTGCAACGCCTGTGGCGACGGCATCTGCGACGCCATCCCCGGCGAGTTCTGTGGCAGCTGCCCGCAGGACTGCGGCCCCTGCGGCGCCTGCGGTGACGGCTTCTGCGACAACGACGCGGGCGAGTTCTGCATCAACTGCCCGCAGGACTGCGGCGGCTGCATGGGCTGCGGCGACGGGGTCTGCGATCCGAACGCGGGCGAGTTCTGCGACAGCTGCCCGCAGGACTGCGGGTTCTGTCCGACCTGCGGTGACGGCTTCTGCGACGGCCAGGGCGGCGAGTTCTGCTTCTCGTGCCCCACCGACTGCGGCCCCTGTGGCTTCTGCGGCGACGCGTTCTGCGACGCCGGTGCCGGTGAGTTCTGCTTCAACTGCTCGCAGGATTGTGGCGACTGCCCCGGCTGCGGCGACGGCTTCTGCGACGCCCAGGGCGGCGAGTTCTGCTTCTCGTGCCCGCTCGACTGCGGCCCGTGTGCGGCCTGCGGCGACGGCGTGTGCGATCCGCTCGCGGGCGAGTCGTGCACCAGCTGCGCGCTCGACTGCGGCAGCTGCAACGCGTGTGGCGACGGCAGCTGCGACCCACTCGCGGGCGAGTCGTGCGCGACCTGCAGCAGCGACTGCGGCCTGTGCCCGGGCTGCGGCAACGGGGCCTGCGAGCCCGGCATCGGCGAGTCGTGCAGCAGCTGCCAGGCCGACTGCGGCGCCTGTGCCGGCTGTGGTGATGGCGTGTGCGCGCCGCTGGCGGGCGAGTCCTGCAACGACTGCCCGCAGGACTGCGGCCCGTGCACCGCGCAGTGCGGTGACGGCGTGTGCAACCCGCTGGTCGGGGAGTCCTGCAACACCTGCCCACAGGATTGCGGCGGCTGCCTGTTCTGCGGCGACGGTCAGTGCAACAACGGCGAGGACCAGTTCAACTGCGCGATCGACTGTGGCTGCAGCTCCGGCGCCTGCGGTGGCATGGCACCGGGCAACTGCTGGTGCGATGCGGCGTGCACGAGCATCGGCGACTGCTGCTGGGACGCCTGTGACGCCTGCGGCGAGTGCTCGATGCCGCAGTGCGGCGACGGCAGCTGCAACGGCGGCGAGGACTGCAGCTTCTGCCCCGAGGACTGCGGCTCGTGCGGCTTCTGTGGCGATGGCCTGTGCGACTTCGACGAGGATTGCAGCTTCTGCCCCGAGGACTGCGGCTCGTGCGAGTTCGACGGCTGCACCGCGGACCCGGGCCCGGGCTGCGACGGCTGCGGCTGCGAAGCCTGCGTCTGCGGCATCCTGCCGGCGTGCTGCAACAACCAGTGGTCGGGGGTCTGCGCGCTGGCGTGCAACTTCTGTGGTGGCTGCCCGTAGCGCGACCTCGTCGCTACGAACGCGGCGGGAACAGCCGCACGACCTGGCCGCGCCCGCCGCCGCCGCCGCTGCCACCGGGCCCGGGCTCGAACGGCGGCAGCGCGGCGACCTGCTTCTCGATCACCGGCAACGCGCGGATGAGCGTCGCCTCGGCGTGGAGCGCCGAGCTCTGCGGTCCACACACCAGCACCACGCGGTAGATGCCGCCGAAGGCCCGCACCACCCGCTCGTGGGCCTCGCCCACCTCCGCGTCGCCCCGCCGCGTGCTGGCGATCGCGCGCATCGTCGCCACGAACGCGTGCCACTGCGCGGGGCTGCGCTGCAGCCCGATCTGCTGCAGCCGCGTCGCCGCCCGCTGCAGCCGCGCGCCGTCCTCGGCGGGCAACGACGCACAGGCCTGCGCGAGCGCGTCACGGGTGCCGACGACCAGCTCCGCGAACGCGAGGCCGTGCCGGTCGGCGGTGTTCGCCGCCGCCGAGACCCACGCCGCCACGTCGACGTCCTCGGGCCCGCGCGGCTGTAGCGAGCTGGCCCAGATCACCGGCGAGTGATCGTCGATGACGACCGCTGCGATGGCGTGGGACAGCTCGGCCAGCGCGATCATGGTCTCGTCGAGCGCGCCGCTGGCGAGCTCGGTGCCGGTGACCGGCTGGGGCGCGCGCGCGAGCCCAGCGGTCAGCGTGGTGGAGAAGGTCTGCGCCAACGCCTCGAGTCGGGCGCGCCGCGACTCGGCGTCGGGCGGCGGCGCGGCGAACACCGCGGTGAGACGAAAGCCGCCGGTGAGCTCGACCGACAGATCATGGGGTGCCGGCGGCTTCCACGTCAGCTCGAGACGAACATCGTCGGCCTCGAGCTCGCGCGCCACGAGCTCCAGCAGTCGCGCCATCGCATCCACCGGCGGAGCCTAACAGCGCGTCGCGAGCGCTCGCAATGCCGCGACGCCGCCACCCGCTCGCCGCGAACGCCGATCGGTCGTCTGGCCGAAAGTCGCGGGCGCCGAGCGGCGTTCGGGGGGCCATGACAGCACGAACCCTCATGACTGCACTCGGGCTCGCGGCCGCACTCGGCGCGTGCACGGGCAAGAAGGACACCAGCAAGCCCGACGGCGGCAACGCGGCTTGCACCGAAGAGGCCAAGGTCTGCCCGGACGGCAGCTCGGTCGGGCGCACCGGAGCCAACTGCGAGTTCGCCGAGTGCCCCGCGGCTGCCGACGGCGACGCCACGCCGACGCCCGAGGGCGATGCCCCCGAGGGCGATGCGCCCGACCCGGCCGACGCCGAGTAGCGGGCCAACCGGCTCGCGTGCGTGCGTCGGCGGAGCACCTCGCCCTCACACGCACGCGGGCGACCTCGCGGCGCCTCACCACTCGTCGCGGAAGCGCAGGATGCCGTCGCGCACGCGCTGGAACACCGCGGTGGTGGCCCGCACGTCGCCGGCGTTGTAGAGCGCGATCTGGGCCAGGTCGCCCTTGGCGTAGGTCGTCGCGACCATCGAGCCGTCCATGGTGTCCTTCGGGCTCGCGACGCCGAGCGCCCAGCACACGACGTCGAGCGAAGAAGGTCCGCGACCGTAGCCGCCGAGCACCGCGAACAGATCGAGGTGCGGTCGCAGGGCATACTTCGAGGCCAACAGATCGATGCGCACCGGCACGCCGTGGATGAGCGATCGTCCGATGAGGAACGGCACGTCGAAGCCGCGGCCGTTGTAGCTGACGACCACGTTCGCGTGGCCGGCGAGGGCCCAGAACGCGCGCAGGAGATCGACCTCGCTGACCGGACGGATCCAGTGCGGCAGCGCGGCGGTGCTGGGCTGCGGACCAGTGCCGTGGCCGCCGGCCGGCGGCACCACGAACACCGTGACGTCCTGCGTGCGGGGATCTTGATCGCCGTTGCCGACCGCCAGCGACACCACCTGCCCGAAGTACGGCGAGAGGCTCATGACCTTGGCCTGATCCCACTCGTTGCGCTCGGCGTGCTTGGCCACCGCCTGGGCGATCGTCGGCGGCGCCTTGCGCAGGTCGACGGCCGGCACGGTCTCGATGTCGAACACCATGACGTCGCACAACAGATCCGACACCAGCTCGTGGCCCTCGTCGACCAACGACGTGGGGTCGTAGCCAGACTCGCCGGGCTGTGCAGGCCGGAGCCCGCGAATCGTCAGCTGCAGCGCGCCCTTGTATTCCTCGACCTCGAACAACGCCTTGACGTGATCGCCGACCGAGAGCTCGTCGACCGCCGCCATCGCCCGGGTCGCGTCGCTCCAAATCTTGCCGGCCACGGTGCGCGAGCGATCGGCCAGGCGCAGCTCGCAGTACGGCTTGCCCTGGCGGGTCTGTGCGCGCCGCAGGTGACGTACGACGGCGAACGCCGTGTGCATGCCGGCACCGGCGACCAACGCCTCGAGATCGGCGACATGCGTGACGTCCTGCGGCTCCATCGGGGTGGCGGTTCCGCCACCAGTGTAGCTGTGTTATCAAGCCCGGCGCGAGACGAGCGGTGCTGCCTGCCGGGCGGTACCGGCCGCTCCCGCGCGAATCACATCCCCAGTCACGTCCCAGCCAGGAGAGACCATGCCACAGCTCAAGGGCAGCAAGACCCACGGCAACCTGAAGGCCGCCTTCGCCGGCGAGTCGCAGGCGAACCGCCGCTACCTGTACTTCGCGAAGGTCGCGGACGTCGAAGGCTACCCGGAGATCGCGGGCAACTTCCGCGAGACCGCCGAGGGCGAGACCGGCCACGCGCACGGCCACCTCGACTACATGAAGTCCGCAGGCGATCCGGCGACCGATCTCCCGATCGGCGACACCGCCAGCAACCTGCGCGCCGCGGTGGCGGGCGAGACCCACGAGTACACGGACATGTACCCGGGCATGGCGAAGACCGCCCGCGAAGAGGGCTTCGGCGAGATCGCCGACTGGTTCGAGACCCTCGCGAAGGCCGAGAAGTCCCACGCGGGTCGCTTCCAGGCCCTGCTCGACGGCATCAGCTGACGCGATCGCCTCGCCGCGCGGACGCCCGCGTCGCCGCTGCCCGCTGCGCAGCTCGACCGCGGGCGTCGCCAATTCGTGCGACCCTGGTGGCCCGAGCATGCGAGCGATCGCCCTTCTCACCTTGCTGATTGCCGCGTGTCACGGCCACGCGCCGCAGCCCCCGGTCGCCACGCCGAGTCGCACCAAGGACGTGATGGTGCTGGATCGCGAGGGCCACGCGGTGCCGTTCGACCGCCTGCGCGGCGATGTGACGGTCGTGGCCTTCTGGGCCTCGTACTGCGGGCCCTGTCGCGCGGAGCTGCCGGTGCTCGAGCGTCTGGCGCAGCGCTACGCCGACGATCCGGCGGTGCGCTTCGTCGCGATCGCGGTCGATGAGCCCGAGCAACGCGGGCTCGCCGATGCGACCCTCCACGAACTGGCGCCCTCGGTGGTGAACCGGTTCGCAACACCGGAGGCGCTCGGACCCCTGGTCGCGGTCGACGACTTCGGTCGCCCATCGATCGGGCTGCCGATGCTGACGATCCTCGATCGCGCCGGCCACCTGCACGCGGAGGTCGGCGCGGCGGGCACGATCGACGAGCGCGTCGCCGCCTATGCCCGGCTCGTCGAACTCGCGCGCCACAACGAGCTGCCCGAACGCCGCCCTCGGGGCACCGACGACTTCGTCGCCGAGCTGCGCATGGCCGACTGCGAGCTCATCGTCGAGGTCGCGACCCTGCCACGCACGCGCGCCCGCGCAATCGACGGGATCGTCGAGTTCCTGGGCATCTCCAGCGTCGCCGACACGCCCGAGCTGCGCGCGGACGTGGCGGCCGGGCTCGACGGCGGCGAAACCACGTTCCGCGCGCCGCTGGCGGGCGACGACTGTCAGCCGTCGCAGTCGACCGGCAGGTAGACCGGGTCGTAGCAGCTGGTCAGACGGAAGTCGAAGGTGCCGGTGAAGAGCTCGCCGCACCAGACGCGCACCTCGTCGTGGTACGAGGTGCCGGGCTCCATGCCGATGATGATCGGCACCTGGTTGAACTGATCGATCTTCGCGATGTCGGCCTCGACCACGCTGGCGGCGGAGCTGATCCAGTTCACGGTGAACTCGGTGCCGATCGGCACGGCAATCGACGGCGGCGTGATGGTGAAGGTGCAGTCGTCGTGGGCCACGAAGGTCACGTCGAGCACGCCGTCTTGCAGGTCGCCGCCGCTGCTGCTGCCACCCGTCTCGAAGGTGGTACCGGAGTCGCCGCTGGCGGCGGTCGTGCCGGGCTCGGTGGTGCCCGAGGTGGAATCACCGCTGCCGTCGGTACCGTCACCGGCGCTCGCGGACGCCGTCGCACTCGCGCTCGCACTCGCGCTCGCGCCGTCGTCGCTGCCGGCGTCGCTGCTCGAACCACCGCCCGCGGTCGCGCTCACCGTCGCGGTGGTGCCGAGCGAGTCGGTGCCCTCGGCCGAGGCCTTCGCACCGTCACCGGCGTCGTGGCACGCCAGCGGAATCAGCAGGCACGGGATCGAGAGCCACCGTGGACGCAGGCTTCGCATGTGCACGATCTAGCAGCGTGGGCACGGCGACGCGAGCCGCGACAGGCGAGCGCGACGGCGGCTGCAACCACCGCCATCGCGTTCCGTCTCCCCTCCTCGGGGCCTTCGCGTCGCGCGTGCGAAGCAGCGCTCTCGACATCACGCCTGCGGCCGGCGTCGTCGCCACAGTGGCAGCAGGAGCAACGCCCACGCGGCGCCGCCCGTGGGTGCGCCGCTGCGACAGCTGCAGCCGCCGCCGTCGTCGCTGCCGTCATCTGCAGGCGCACCGCCGCTGCTGTCGGCCGCGCCGGAGCTGGTGGCCTCGACGTCGCCGGTGGTCGTGCCGATGCCCTCGGTACCGCCGCTGGTGTCGGCGGCGTCGGTGGTGCCGCTGCCGCTGCCGTCGTCGCCGGTGCTCCCGCCCGTGCTACCGCCGGCCTCGCAGATCTCGGTGACGTGGCC encodes the following:
- a CDS encoding ribonuclease H-like domain-containing protein; its protein translation is MEPQDVTHVADLEALVAGAGMHTAFAVVRHLRRAQTRQGKPYCELRLADRSRTVAGKIWSDATRAMAAVDELSVGDHVKALFEVEEYKGALQLTIRGLRPAQPGESGYDPTSLVDEGHELVSDLLCDVMVFDIETVPAVDLRKAPPTIAQAVAKHAERNEWDQAKVMSLSPYFGQVVSLAVGNGDQDPRTQDVTVFVVPPAGGHGTGPQPSTAALPHWIRPVSEVDLLRAFWALAGHANVVVSYNGRGFDVPFLIGRSLIHGVPVRIDLLASKYALRPHLDLFAVLGGYGRGPSSLDVVCWALGVASPKDTMDGSMVATTYAKGDLAQIALYNAGDVRATTAVFQRVRDGILRFRDEW
- a CDS encoding rubrerythrin, with amino-acid sequence MPQLKGSKTHGNLKAAFAGESQANRRYLYFAKVADVEGYPEIAGNFRETAEGETGHAHGHLDYMKSAGDPATDLPIGDTASNLRAAVAGETHEYTDMYPGMAKTAREEGFGEIADWFETLAKAEKSHAGRFQALLDGIS
- a CDS encoding TlpA family protein disulfide reductase, encoding MRAIALLTLLIAACHGHAPQPPVATPSRTKDVMVLDREGHAVPFDRLRGDVTVVAFWASYCGPCRAELPVLERLAQRYADDPAVRFVAIAVDEPEQRGLADATLHELAPSVVNRFATPEALGPLVAVDDFGRPSIGLPMLTILDRAGHLHAEVGAAGTIDERVAAYARLVELARHNELPERRPRGTDDFVAELRMADCELIVEVATLPRTRARAIDGIVEFLGISSVADTPELRADVAAGLDGGETTFRAPLAGDDCQPSQSTGR